tttttcaaatcgtaattctcgaaaagataatcgatttgaaaaaaaattatcattttctgaactcgtagacaCGAATTATAACCTCTTAAAGATTTCCGGAACAtaaaattgggtattttgggcAAAAATCGAAACTTCAAGGGCACCACGTGCATTTTCCCTTAAAAATATTACTACAGTATCATATAGTACAAATTATTGAATAAAAATGGGATCATATCGCGCTAGATTTGATACACCACCTGCCCTTCTTGGTGATTCTTTTTCCCCATTTCATTAATTGTTTCTCCACAACTATTAATTAGTTGTATAATTATGGGATGTAAATGGGGAGATTAAAAGAGTCAAACAGAGTTAATAATAATTGTCAAAGTTGTAAGTTACGGTGGCATACAAGCACAAGTATTTAGGTTTGTGTAAGGCAGTTTCATGCCAAGAAGCAAAGTTAACGAGTGGTATCTTGATTCAAAATCAATAAATTCCATTGCTTTGAAATCGTGATAAAACAAATTATACCTTGAAGACTATTACTCCGTATATGGTAAAATTGCTTAAAAAGTGACCATTTTATATTAAAAGTGGTCACTATTTAACATAAAATGGTCACTAATTCTCATAAAATGACAATTTTTTGAAAGTGGTTCtttatttaacataaaatggtCACTAATTCTCATAAAATAGTCACTTTTTATCCGACACATAATACAATGATCGGACTATGATCATACACAATAAATTAACTACTATCTTAAGAATTTGTGCAATTGCAATCTATAATTGGTGTGGTTCCAAAGAGATTAGTTTATGAGAAATGATATCATATAATAatctctttatttatttattttgtacgAATGAGAGGCTAGATAATACTCTCTTCATTCAATTCCACACTACACATTtattttttcacgtttgtcaacgcgtgttttacgtgataaatatctttagttacgtatttgcaaaaattataaaagttatatatttTAAATGTACTCCTTAAGACGAATCAAACAATATCACAtcaatatattttcacttatgtattgagagaaaatggaaattaaatgCTAACttatgaatagtgtacaaaatagaAACATGTAGTgcggagttgaatggagggagtagtaatcTCTTTATTCACATGACCTTTTCTACAACGAGTTTTAGCCTAAAGGGTGAAATAAAAATATCTTTTATTTGCTAAAGCGACAACCAAAAAGCAGTTAATAGATCTTACAAGTTACAACCAGTTATATGGTGTAGAATCCGagttttataataaagttttcgaatTTTGTTTTAAAGAATCCGAATTATATCATAAATTTTCTGAACTCACccatttaaacataaaaaaaataaaataactttaagaaagctcagaaaaattacatataagctcagttAGATATAagttggttgtacaatgctagcGTATCACTGGAGTCtggaggtataatgttatttgtgaCCAAAAATAGTAGGTAAATTATATCATTATACTACAATTGATGGTATGAATTATGAGCTTTATAATAGAGTTTTTGAGCTTAAGTATATAGTTTGTGTGCTTTATTATACGGTTTTTCTAAAAGTATTGAAATGGAAAATTTGACAATAGATATGACATTGAAATCTGAAAATGTGTTTTCTTATTTCAATTTACCATGATATTTATCATAAAACATTTCATTTAAGTTTTCTTAACATGTGCCTTTAtgacacattttagaaaaaccgtTATTATAAAGTTTATGAGATCCTTTATAAAAATATTGAGCTCAAAAACCTATTATATaactaaaaaaaaatacatataagctccTCTAAAAAAGATACATCTTATAATAGCTGAAATTTTATCGTATTGTAGTTCCGTTATTTAGTTTTTTGCTAGTAGGAAGTCTAATTGAGTCGCGCAAGAACTTGCCCATGCTCGTCAGTTCAAACTTTGGACGCATTATTGGTCGCCTTTCCCGAGATATATTGCGGCTATTGTGAACCCGTATGGGTTTCCCTAAAAAAATAAATATACAGAAGCTCCTCTAAAAAAACCCTCTTTAAAAAACGCTCTCTAAAAACCCTAACCTCGATCAATTATACTTGGGGCTTCCTGTAACAATTAGGAATTTAAAGAAAGAAAACGAGCGTGGTATGTATATGAGTAGCATATGAGTAATTTCCTACCTTATCCTCAAACTCCCTTTAACACCCACAACTCTCTAGAAACTTCCCATGAACACTAACTAGAAGACCAAGCCTAGATTTGGAAGGATTATTCACCAAGTTTGATTCTTTCTCACTCCTTTCCACTAGTAAGTTGATACTCATCATTTTCCTTTCATTTTTATGTTGacccaaaccctagaatttgggggttttcaTGGGTAATGTTAATTGGTTTTTTAAGTAGTATTATGAGTAATTAAAGGGTAATAATAAGGGATTTTGGTGTTACATAGGggtataggatgtattgtgatagttattatgtaatttatgtgGGATAAGACGGTCTTATGAGACTGATTCTTGGTGATTTCGAGTAGCTtttggagtatgctaaaaggtaggttaatcctactcggtttcaataagtaTAAATGGTTGCATGTGtcattattgtgttgttattacATTATAACATGATTGTTATGGATAATTGTTATTAGTCTCATAGTATTGTTGGGATTTCTTCATAACATGATAATGAGTCATTAGTGTTGGTTTTATAATGTCATTAGATTTGCATTATCACATGTGGTTGTTGATATACACGAGTATGTGGCATGATTGACATTCATGATATATGTAAAAGAGGCACAATTGGTAAGAGTTATGCATATTCGTTGTGAAATGGGCATATTGGTACATTGTGATGCATTTAGTGGTATATGTAGTGGTTGGAGGTTGTGGGGGAGTTACGGTGATGATTTATGGTTGTTGTGGggacgtaaggcggttgggagaccgtcgtcttacgcttgagtcgcctcttggagctttccactctaagggggatgtgcacattaatggcttgagttatggagggactcgcgtggttgaggcacgacgtctggtagGAGAtgcggttggcttccggacccggtaccacAGGCGTGTCCCGAGTACCTATTTGTGAGGTATGGtatcgtgggcgtgtccctgacacTGGTGTTGTTGTGGGTACGGCtgagcgtgtcccggtaccggtgtgGTGTTGCTTAGTCATGGGTTATTCATTGGCATATTGCATATTTACATATTGCACCGTGTCCtatgtttatttattgaaactgacgtgtttggGTTGTGTGTAAATTGTCACTTATTTCCGGGGTGCCCTGTATCGATCCATATGATaattccgatcatatggggagcaagtTGAGTACATGTTGATTTGACATCACGCGGGAGATGGGACGAGCTTCAGACTTGGAGTCGAGTCGCCATGAGATAGTTGACATAGCCTTCTTTAGAGAGTCGTATTAGTAAGACGcttattctttattatttattcatgGTTATATAATTcattaaatactttatttatattaaatgTTTCTTAACTGCAAATtcgattcaccgcctcgggaaaccgagatggtaacatcctctattaccttggccgggtaagaagatGGTGTTACACATCCATCGATAATCAGTCGATGGTAAGCCTCAATACTGTTTCATCTTTCAATCAGTAGTATGAATATCTATCTTTTAGTCAATAAAAGGTCTCCTTTTTGGTGAGAATCGTTTTTCAGTTCTTTATTTCCGGGGGTTTTCCATTTATTCGCACCTTTATGAACTCGTAACTAAGAGATATGAGCAGTTAAAATCTTTTTTGAGAAAAGTATGggtattttttttgttgaaaaagaAAAGTATGGGTATTTGGGAAAAAGTATAAATTCCAGGGATACTGTAGGAATTATCCATAAATTTTATGTtaatcaaaatttcaaaaatgccATAAAAAATGTGTTGTATACTCTGTATGTATGAATTAAACAAGTAAACGCAAGTATATGCTCGGGCGAAACCAGACACCACCTTAGTTTTCACCACTAAACTAAGACCTCTTTAATAGTTCAAACACATGTAAATGAATCATAACGCACAAAAAGTACTCCGTTGAGGAAAATCTTATCTCGAGAATTTATGAAGTCCTCCGTATCAAACATTATTATCAAGGGTTTCCTTCATGTTATAATAGCAAGTAGACATGGCAAAATTGACCCGCTccaaatgacccgacccgaaaaactCGACCTGACACCTGACCTCAAGACCCGAGATTGACTCGAATTTAAATCGACCCGACTCGAATATTTACTGTTGCACACTGATTATTATCCATGAATAACTTGTTAATAGGTAACCCAAAAATAACTTGAATCCGAAATGAACCTGCCCAACCCCGAATTCGAACTGAAGTCTATAAACCCAAAATTAACCCGACTCAACCCAAACCCAATCTAATTAACCCGTCTGACAATTCTAATATTGGCCCCTAAAAAAACAAGGGCTTCACTTCCGACTTTCGAGTTCACAATCATATTAAACGTTCTAAACTTCTAACAACTCAGGAGAGTCGAAGTAGCAGCATCCATTGTTTTGTTATTAAGGAGGTTTATCTGAGGTTTTAAGCAGCAACTTCCGccattttctcttttctttctctAACCTAATCTTGTAAGTTCAACCCTAATCATTAATCACtctactttctatttgattttaattaattttcttttggtattATGCAAGTTTGCTATAAATTAGGTGTTCTTTTTAATTAATTACAATCAGCAGGATTGCAATATGGTATTGAAGCGAGCTCCGGTAGTCGAAAGCGAAAGCGATAGGGAAATGAGTTCTGAAGAAGAGAACGAGTTTTTGGATGCGGTATTAATTTTTAggaataataattattattatgattatgatagTTGTAGATGGTTGAGTTGTTATTTGATCTTTTAATTGATATTTAATTTCGTAGGTgagtgaagaagatgaagaattaGGTGCTTCTGATGGTAGTTATGGGGAAGGGAGCGGGAGCGAAAGCGGTGAGGGTGAAAGTAGTggggaagacgaagaagaagatgatgatggtaATGACGAGGACGAGGACGGGGACGGGGACGGGGACGGGGACGAGgacgaggatgaggatgaggatggtGAGGGTAGGGAATTTGTCATACCGAAAGACGATGAGATGGAGGAACTTGAGAAAGAGTATCGGGATCTTCAAAATAGGGAGGAGTATGTTTTATTTTGTTCAAGTTCTGATTTTTGGTGTGGAAATTAATTTGATTTGATTATTAGATATGTGGAAATTGTTGATAGAAATATTTCATTGTTCGTACTATTTCGTGTGTGTTTGTTTTAGTAGTGACTCGTGACTGTTTTACCCCGAGATTGATAGACTGTAAAAGACTAGAAACTGAGTTGATTTGGGGTGGAGAATAATAGAATATCACCTACGATTCTAGTAGAGAACAATAGAAATGAAAATAGAAGTGTTGAAGGAAGATGGTGTTGACTGTTGAGTTTTCTTTTAATTCAACAATATTTTATGGATAGCTACCTGAAATGGTGCAAGTAAGCTTATAAATGAAAGCTAGGGATAGAAGGGTACTATCAGAAAGTAAGAAAATAACAAAAATTCAAATTAACTTATATGACCAGTTTGGTGTGTATCAGTAGCCTTTGCGTAGAATGACACTTGGTTGAAGTTGTGTGAGGGCTGTTCACTTGTTCTAGGTAGCCTTTGCGTAGAATAACACTTGGTTGTGGTTGTGTGTGAGTCGTTCTAGGTAGCCTTTGCGTCGAATGACACTTGGTCGAAGTTGTGTGTAGGGATGCAAAAGTTTTTGGGTGTTCTGTAAGTTGATGAATAGCAAAAGGATTTACTTGGTTGCACAAtgaaaaattggaaaatttcTTTTTTGGTGTCTAGAAGTTTGGCTAAACTTCATTTTGGCGGCATGATTCAAGAGAGATTGATATTTACCCATTTCCACAGGGTAACTAGAGGTTTTTGAGGGTTTTACAGTCTATCAAGCTTTGTTAGCTAATTTGCATCAGCAACAACCTTTTGCTGGCTATTTGCTCttctttagtttttttttttgaaacttttaatgAGGGTTTGCGATCCTTACTGGTCTTCCATGTTAACTTTTCGTGAATTTAACGCATCATTAGGAAACTGGTACATACTCTAAAGCGGCACAAGGATGAAGACGTTGTCAAGGGACAGGCTATCAAGAGCCAGAAGGTAGTTTGCATTTATTTATCTGAGCTATTTTCACAAACGTGCACTGTTCTATACTGTGTCAGTGCTGCTTGTATCTTATGAATAATTTCCATAATGAGCTCATCTATTATGACGCTCTGAAATCTGTGTGCTCTTTGTCAGCTGTTCTTGCCTGATTTGTGTCCTTGTATCTTATTTACAACTTTTCGTCTAGTTTGGAATCTGAATGAATCAGATTTTCTGTAATTACTTGTGGACGGTCGATGAAGTTACTACTTACTGATGTCACTGTATTTGAGTTCTTTTTTCTGCTGATTTTTCAAAGCTCTATTGTCATGCAAATAGTTGGAGGCTTACTTTATTCTGCCCATCTTTTCAGGCTCTTTGGGACAAGGCCCTTGAGATCAGAATTGTATTGCAAAATCCATATACTAAGTCAAATAAGTTACCACAGGTGATTGTTTGTTGCTTTATAATTCCCATGCCTTCCAGTTTTCTCTGCCCATGTCTGTCCTTGAAAAACACTTCCTTTTCTAATTGATATCCGGCTTTAGATGGTTTTGTTTAAACCTGTCATTGTTCATCCTAGGAACCAATTAGATCATTGTTCTTGGAGTCCAACAAAGCAGTTTCCAGTGGATATTCGGATCTAATTGCATCTTCGAAGAACGCGATAGATTCACTAGTGCAATTGCAAGAGGCATGTTATTGAAACATCTTATTGTTTTGCTATTAAATTTGAACTTCTTTACTCTTGAGCTGTCAAATTGGTGTTGTATATTGATAGTTGGCCATATCTACAATGCAGGCTCTGCTTGACAATAATCCCTCAATTGCTCGAGCCTTTGAAGGTGAGTTTCAGATtggttgtgtttttttgtgatAATACCCATTTAATGACAACACTTATCCCTTTATTCTGTAATCAGTAGTCACATGTAGACTCTGACGAACTGTTATACTACTGAGGAAGCAAGGAAAATTTGGTGATAGTGCATGACTGCATGCTTAGCATTTGTTTTCTGTGTTTCACTTTGAAGTAGTCAGTTGCTGCAATGCAAGGAATGGTATAGATGTAATGATCCTTATACGCTTATCAAGTGCTATCTTATCTATAAATGATTCATATAGGGTGTCAGGAGTTGTTCCATAGCATGTGATTCTTTAAATTCTATCTTTCAGGAGAACATGTGATTTCCTTGCTTCTATTGATTTAATCTTTAGCCGCGTTGATATATATGTGTCTTTGCACCCTCTTCCTGGTTCTTTCGATTTTGTATTACATATTAGCTCTTTCAACCATCGTCCTCATGATGGTAGATGAGAAGATGGATGGTTGTGCTGTGACATGTTCCCTTTGGCTAGTGGGGTGATGTTGATTTTATTTTTTAGGGAAATTCTACAGTATATCATTGAATTTTTCGGTTTTCTACCTTGTATCCCTGTTTTTTCTAAAATTTAGGTGGTACCCCTGTACTCTCATACTTAGTCTGGAATGTAACCTTAATGATTAATTTTGTTAATATTTCCATTAAGTCCATCATTTTCCACAACCTTTCTTTAACCTATATTCTTAACCACCAACAATACCTCACCATCCTCCATAAGAGCCATTAGAAACCACTCTTAACAACCAAACAGCCTATATCGTCCACCACAAGATCTGCCTAGAACCAAAAACCCCCCGCAAATTGGGGAGATGAGTAGAGGATGAGGGGCTTGGCGTTGTGGTGGATATGAGAGGAGCGGTTTGTTACTGTTTATGGACATGTGCAGATGTGCTCATGGTGGTATTTAGGTTGGTGCTTGGCCAGAAGAGTGAAGGAGTTTGACAGGGGAAGGAAGTTGATGGTCATGTGAGGATGACGACCCATCTTGCTCCTCCATTGACCAATGGAAATTGGTGTTAGGTTACTTGGTAGGTGGTTTCAAGGGTGATTGAGTGGGGTAATGGATACTTTGCTTTTTTTATGGGTCAAAGTAAATTAGCAGACCGATTTCACGGTTTAGTTAACTTGGGGAGTAAGAAAGCGAGTTCAGGGGAATATGGTATGTTTAATAAAAAGTAGGGGTACAACGTAGAAAACCGGAAAACTTGGGGGGTGCATCATtgaatttcctttttttttcttgtaGTTTTGATAGCGGAATTCTCTCTGTCGTTGTTCATCTCTGCTTGAGTAGATTTGGGATAATGAACGCAAGACCTATAAAGATCTAGCTGTTGCCCATTATGTAATATTGTTCTTGCCATGCTGGGCGGTGTATGCTTTACTTTCTAGTTTCTACGAATATATAGTCTTACATATTAACAGTTTAACACATTGTTCTAGCTTTTTAGATAATGTTCTGGATTCTTTTCGTCTAAACTTTTGTTCATTTTTCTGTTTTGAATGAATGTTTTTAGAAGGTGGCCCTCAGTCATCTCTCGTTTCTAACGGCGAGTTAGAGAAAATGGATGTTGATCAGGAGTGGTTACAAATTTCCCAAATTCAATCAAGGTGATATACGAGTCCCATCAAAGAGTTTTATCTGTTTGCTTTTGGTTGTCATTTATAAATTTCTTTCGCATAATTATATCTAGTAGTTGTTTGTTACGGAAATCGTCAATTTCACGCAGAAAATAACTGGGTTGGTATTAGATCTGCATGTGTGCAATCTGTGGATTGTAGTTGCGGAATTGATTTTTGACGTGTTGTGCACAAGGTGACTGGTTGATGCTGATCTCAAACCCCTCAGATAGTCATTTTGTTTTTTTCTTGTGTTCTTAATGATCATAAACACCTCAGATACTCTTTACATTCTAAACTCAATCTTTGTTACAAAAACGTGGCTGATAATGCCCTTAAAATGCAATCGTGGTGACCTTGAAACCCTTTACAAAGCGGTTCTAATGCGTTGTCATGGCAAATTTGATATTGTGATCTTGCCTATGCATTTGAGAAGGATTTAAATTACACTTGGGATTCTGTTTGGATGAGATGACGTGCGTGCCAGCTAATAGCCTTTGGATTTTGTCTTTATTTTAGCTTAATTTTCACCTGCTGTTTGCAAAATAGGAGGTTTGAGACGAACTGAAGCTGGTTCTTTTGGAAAATCCTGGCATAATGGAGAATTGTCTCCACACCCCTTTCAACAAGTTGGAAGTCCACAGCTCTTATTCGAACCTCAACGCATGATATCTAGGTCACATATTTGACGGCTAGAACCGCGTAAAAAACTTTCCTCCTGGAGTACCCGTGAAAAGTTTCATGTTTAAGGCTTTTGTATTGTTGTGATCGTTATGAGATAATAATTTCAAAACCAAGAAGACAATGGAGGAAAGTGTTGCTAATGAAGGGTGAAATGAGGAAAAGAGGGTCGAAGGTGCCTATCTCCTCCCTAGAGTAACGCGTTACCTCCACATGGAAGCAGTAGTGCCCCCATGAAGCCATGACCCATTATCCACCTTCCTCTACGATCTCTTACCTGCTGCTACCCTATCATTCCCTTACTAGTGATCAGCACTGTGGCCTGGACTCTCCAATACTACCTTGTGTACCCATGTCGGACACGCGGACatttcattttagaccaaaaatgattTTTTTCCCATAAAATAGCCGAATCCGAACCTTGTCGGATACTTCTAATTGATTCCGAGCAACATAGGTGATCGGTTATCTTTTCATTTGATAGATTTTGCTGAATTCTTGGGGCTATGTGGTATGTGTGTGTGCAGCTTGCTTTTGCAAGCATTGATTTATTTTCATCATCTAAGTTAGTCATGAAATTTATGTAGTGCTTTTTCTGCCTTTCTGTTACAGATTAGCATCCTTCAGAAACAAGTCGGTCGATAAATGGCAGAGAAAAGCTGATGTGCACAGTGGTGCTGCTGCAAAGAAAGCAAAATTACTGGCGTTTAACCAGGTACTGCATGTCTGGATTTTGACAGTGAAAGTGATTTGATATCCGATTGCAACATCATTAGTTCATTACCCCAGTTCTCTATATGGAGAGGTAAAGAGGTTTGGATGTGCACCTTACCCCTTTGCTTGAACACAGAGAGACTTTGCATCACACATATATTACTTCACACTTCACAATATAAGAAGGGCAAACATATCAATAAGTCAGTTTGCTTTATTCCATGAGATTCCAAAGCCGAAGAAAGTGAATTATTGGCTTCAGCTGAGATGGAAATAGAAACGGTTCAATTTGGATTGCGTTTTCTCTAATTTCTTTTTGAAACTTCCTTGTAGAATATAAGTGACCAAGTGGAAACATACATGAGGGATCCAAGTAAAATGATTAGGGGCATGCAAATGAGAAGAGAGACTGCCGATGTATTTGGCTCTGTAAGTTTTAACTTCATATCTCCTAAATATCATCAATCTTCGAAAATGAATTTGCATCCTTTGGGGTCTGATTAGTGTTCTTTGTATGGCAGGCTGCACAACAGGTTGACAGCGCCATTGAGGAGGTACACTGTTTTTTCACAGCGGACtattatttttattgtaattCTCTCTTGATCGTTGTTAGGTGCAGTGCTGCATGTCCTTAAACTGAATGTACAGTCCAAGTTAAAGGGTCTCGCCAATTAAGTTGCACGAGTTTTTTGGCCATCGACTTCTTTATATTCGCATAAACCTCTTTATTAGAATATGTCAATGCATGTATCAAGTAGTAAGAGACTTGGGGAACTGATTTGGGGGGTGTTTAAGTACAAAAAAGGAGGGGTATGGAGGGGAGGAGGAAGGatggaagggaaagggagggggtGGAAGGTGTGAGTTTCCCTCCAAATATTTCCTACTTTGGAAGCATTTGCCTGGTAGGATGGAAAAGGGATggatctattttccctcccctccaaCCCTCAACAATCTATTTTGCTAACCAAAGAAAGAACATTATCTCCGTGTATTTCCCTTTCCCTCCAACTTCTCCTATTCAAACATACCCTCAAGACCATGTGTAATAGTAAAGGAATTAACATTGGAACAATGGAACCTGTGCTGCTGTGCACTTAGTGCATTTTAAAGTGTCTGCTATTTTGTGAAGAGTCATTTTTGCGCACTAGGGTGAAGTGTCGAGTATTGTGTCAAGACTATGTTTCATGTCGAGGCGTGGCTCACAACAGCTTTTG
This sequence is a window from Silene latifolia isolate original U9 population chromosome 8, ASM4854445v1, whole genome shotgun sequence. Protein-coding genes within it:
- the LOC141596516 gene encoding uncharacterized protein LOC141596516, with translation MVLKRAPVVESESDREMSSEEENEFLDAVSEEDEELGASDGSYGEGSGSESGEGESSGEDEEEDDDGNDEDEDGDGDGDGDEDEDEDEDGEGREFVIPKDDEMEELEKEYRDLQNREEKLVHTLKRHKDEDVVKGQAIKSQKALWDKALEIRIVLQNPYTKSNKLPQEPIRSLFLESNKAVSSGYSDLIASSKNAIDSLVQLQEALLDNNPSIARAFEEGGPQSSLVSNGELEKMDVDQEWLQISQIQSRLASFRNKSVDKWQRKADVHSGAAAKKAKLLAFNQNISDQVETYMRDPSKMIRGMQMRRETADVFGSAAQQVDSAIEEANPEGDPELLDDSELYHQMLNEFLESVNNTSSEATFYTLKNKQPKKRKVVDRRASKSRKIRYNVHEKIVNFMAPRPVDMPEMAPKLFQNLFGLRTQKSSSAA